A window from Mycolicibacterium tokaiense encodes these proteins:
- a CDS encoding Ldh family oxidoreductase, which produces MIRCRAETLTSFACHVLQACGVPPADADLTARRLVEADLRGRTGHGLIRLTPYVARIEAGGVNVTPVLTIRHETPVSALVDGDNGLGQVVMTRATEIAITKARASGLAWVGTVHSNHAGAAGLYAEMAADAGLIGIYLAVANANGMPPWGGINPILGTNPIAIAIPTKTHPFVLDIASTATSHGSIKVAAQQGVPIPEGWVSAADGTPITDPTRAHEGFLLPMGGYKGAGLTIAFGLLAGVLNGAAFGAEVVDHLHDLHTPTNTGQAILVLRADLFRDQGEVLAALTSHLDALRYSGSSDGGPVRLPGDSAAATRADNERRGVPIADRLAVDLDTVARRFAIDSPLHEETT; this is translated from the coding sequence ATGATCCGCTGCCGGGCCGAGACGCTGACGTCGTTCGCCTGCCATGTTCTGCAGGCGTGCGGGGTGCCGCCCGCGGACGCGGATCTCACGGCGCGCCGTCTGGTCGAGGCCGATCTGCGGGGCCGCACCGGTCACGGTCTGATCCGGTTGACGCCGTATGTGGCACGCATCGAGGCCGGCGGCGTGAACGTCACCCCGGTGCTGACCATCCGGCACGAGACACCGGTGTCGGCACTGGTGGACGGCGACAACGGACTGGGCCAGGTGGTGATGACGCGGGCCACCGAGATCGCCATCACCAAAGCCCGGGCCTCCGGTCTGGCCTGGGTGGGCACCGTGCACTCGAATCACGCGGGCGCGGCGGGGCTGTACGCCGAGATGGCCGCCGACGCGGGACTGATCGGGATTTATCTTGCGGTGGCCAACGCCAACGGGATGCCGCCCTGGGGCGGCATCAATCCGATCCTGGGCACCAACCCCATCGCGATCGCCATTCCCACCAAGACTCATCCGTTCGTACTCGACATCGCCTCCACCGCGACATCCCACGGCAGTATCAAAGTAGCTGCCCAGCAGGGTGTTCCGATCCCCGAGGGCTGGGTGTCCGCCGCCGACGGCACTCCCATCACCGACCCCACCCGCGCCCACGAGGGCTTTCTGCTCCCGATGGGCGGCTACAAAGGCGCGGGGCTGACCATCGCCTTCGGGCTGCTGGCCGGTGTGCTCAACGGCGCGGCCTTCGGCGCCGAGGTCGTGGACCACCTGCACGACCTGCACACGCCCACCAACACCGGGCAGGCGATCCTGGTGTTGCGGGCCGACCTGTTCCGCGACCAGGGTGAGGTGCTGGCGGCGCTGACCAGCCACCTGGATGCGCTGCGATACTCAGGCTCCTCCGACGGCGGGCCGGTGCGCCTGCCCGGCGACTCGGCGGCCGCCACCCGCGCAGACAACGAACGGCGCGGTGTGCCCATAGCAGATAGATTGGCCGTCGACCTCGACACGGTGGCCCGCCGGTTCGCCATCGACTCCCCCCTGCATGAGGAGACCACATGA
- a CDS encoding fumarylacetoacetate hydrolase family protein produces the protein MKLVTYRYAERTAIGILDGDEVMPLAADPELPSTMVDFVALGAEGLRRASTLSGPRLPLADVTLQAPIRPRNNIMCVGKNYYEHAKEFAGSGFDASQKQVVPDEPVIFTKALSSLTDPGAPVNVSADATHTSDYEGELAVVIGPGGFQIDEADAWNHVYGYTIVNDVTVRDLQKRHVQFFIGKSAHTYGPMGPALVTADEIADVTALRLQTRVNGELRQDTTLKELIFDIPRLISAISNAVLLEPGDVIATGTPVGVGLGFTPPKFLKPGDVMEVTIDGLGTLTNPTV, from the coding sequence ATGAAACTCGTCACCTACCGCTACGCCGAGCGCACCGCGATCGGCATCCTCGACGGCGATGAGGTGATGCCCCTGGCAGCAGACCCCGAACTGCCGTCCACCATGGTGGATTTCGTCGCACTGGGCGCCGAGGGATTGCGGCGTGCCTCCACACTGAGCGGGCCGCGGCTGCCGTTGGCCGATGTGACGCTGCAGGCTCCGATCCGGCCGCGCAACAACATCATGTGTGTGGGCAAGAACTACTACGAACACGCCAAGGAGTTCGCCGGCAGCGGGTTCGACGCCTCCCAGAAGCAGGTCGTGCCCGATGAACCGGTGATCTTCACCAAAGCGCTGTCCTCACTGACGGATCCGGGTGCCCCGGTGAACGTCAGCGCTGACGCCACGCACACCAGCGACTACGAGGGCGAGCTGGCCGTGGTGATCGGCCCCGGTGGCTTCCAGATCGACGAGGCCGACGCCTGGAATCACGTCTACGGCTACACCATCGTCAACGACGTCACCGTCCGCGACCTGCAGAAGCGCCATGTGCAGTTCTTCATCGGCAAGAGTGCCCACACCTACGGACCCATGGGCCCGGCCTTGGTGACCGCCGACGAGATCGCCGACGTGACCGCGCTGCGATTGCAGACCCGTGTCAATGGTGAACTGCGCCAGGACACCACGCTGAAGGAACTGATCTTCGACATCCCGCGGCTGATCTCCGCGATCTCGAACGCGGTGCTGCTGGAGCCCGGAGATGTGATCGCCACCGGCACACCGGTCGGGGTGGGGCTGGGCTTCACTCCCCCGAAATTCCTGAAGCCCGGCGACGTGATGGAGGTGACGATCGACGGCCTGGGGACGCTGACCAACCCTACGGTGTAG